The segment ATTGTCAACCTTCTGGCATTTCCTTGAAAACCAGCTCTATGTCTCAAGACACTTCAATAGTCATTATCCTGAAAATGCCAGTGTAAACAAATGCTGACAACAGGTAGAGTCAAATAACTTTATTAAAATCCGCAATGAAATTTacattgtaaagaaaacacCTCCACTGGAAACCACAGTTTCTGCACTACTTTTTCCAGCAACACCTCTCCCTGGAACACAAGACATCGGTTTCATCTTCTGACTCTCTTTTGATGTACACAAACCAAAATGAACCACCTACTTTTCCTGGCACAGTTTTGCTCACAGGAACCAGAAGCAGGGTGGCACACCGCGGTACTACAGTGAATATAGATCTGACAAACAAAGAGATCAGCTTTAGCAGCAAATACAAAAGGCAATTTAGATGATACGGAAGGCTGTAAGGAAATCATACAGTCTCCTGCAGAGGGGCCAGTGATGATGGATCCACAAACGTGAACATCTTCACAACAAAGCGCCTGTAGTGGGTTGGGAACTGAACACCAGACGAGCCAACTACAGGAACCAGTGCGGTCAGGTAACGATCATCCTGGTAAGGACATCTAAAACAGAATTGACAGTCAGGACTCGTTCACAGCACACTATCGGGACAAATGCTTGGGATTCTACTCACCCATCAACTAGAAGATCCCACTGGGGTAGACTGAGAGGACTAGGGGTTGATGTAGCCCAACAGCGTCCCAACATCAGGACAAGATTGGGGTCAGTCCTCTCCAAAATGCGCACCTCGACATACACAGGCTCACGCAGGACTTTTGTGACTGGATACTCGTCCTCACCGAAGTAGGACGTGTACGCCTCATCTCCTGAGGATGAACAGTCTTGTAACTGTCCCATCTAGAGTTTGAGAACAGTGCTACAAGTACCACTCCTCTTGAGAGGCATTTTTTGAAGACTAGCACATCGTTACCTTCTGCACAGCCTTTAGTGACACATTGGCCGTTTGCCAGTCTAAGCTCCACCCTGAGGGGTCCAGGAGCCACTACAGGTGGAGGTGGTGGAACAGTGTTGACCTCCACAACCAGAGCTTCCACAGCAGTGGCAGAATATCTACACTGGAAGAGAAGTCTAGACAACAAACAGTGAGCTTCTTACATCAGTTCAAGGATTCACAGTCCGGAGAGAAAACACAGATGACCTACTCAAATTGACTGTCCCTTGTGATGGAGCCAAGAGGTCCAATGCCCACTTCATAGGATGAAGACATTCTGTTATCATACACCACATAACCATTTTCCTCCTGCAAGCAAGAACACGATTGACATCAAATCTGTTCTAGACATCGAAATCATCAACAgcaaactcaccatcatgctGGTGCCACAGGCAGTGACTGGAAACTGGAATATAGCAAAGAAAGGCGTGGACCCAACAGGACCACAAGGTGCTTCATTTCCACCCAGCAGACGGACAGTGTCCAGACTCAGATGAGGCAGAGTAACATCTCTAGCCACCACCAACACAAACTGACCATCTCTCATACACTGGACAGTCACTGTAATGAGAGGCCAAGGTAGTTATCAGAGAATTAgcttggcaaaaaaaaaaaaataacatttcactGGTCTAACACCCTTACCTGACATCCCATAATAACACTGCTGTCCATTAAAGCAGCAGTTTATAGATTCACACTCGGCACCACTGATACCAGGTTGTCCACACTGGATCTGCTCATAATCAGCTACAGCACACTTGTCAAGAGCTTCTGACTGCACCACTGGCTTCTGAAGTGGAAACTTCTGAGAAAACTGTTGTTCAGTTTGCTGGAAGAATGAAGATTGAGGCTCCTGGGGAAAATTACTAAACTGTGGACCGGCACAACACAACGCACAGAACCATGCACAAAAAGCCACAAGACAAAACATTCCTGTAGTTCCAGCCATCTTGCCACAAGCATACAGACTAAGAGATGTGTGTTTAGTCTTATATACTCTGTAAATCGTCAGTCAGCAATTGTAGCTCCTCCTTGATCAATTAACATGATTGTTCTCCAGACCTTCTGGAAGCTACAATCAGGGTGATTTCTGTTTACTCTCAAGATTTTATACGATCATGTTTTAACCAATCTCTACAAAGCCAACGAAAGTAAAGcatattttcaaaaatggaAAGTTGTCAGCATCTGTTTGCTGTTCATTTAAGCACTTCACACAGCAGCTAGACATTAAAACTACAACATGCActttttaaaggtgtcatgaactggccttttttattatttaatactgttgtctgaggtctccttatgacgttcacgtggtttttacattcaaaaacatcaaaatcgaTAAgttataggctattttctaccctggttttgaggccggctcaaGAAACGCTCTGTTTTTATGGGCGGGCTGCATTGAAGACTtcgaagtaaacgcccactgctatgattggataacagTTCCAAAAGACAGCAATGTGCCCTG is part of the Triplophysa rosa linkage group LG16, Trosa_1v2, whole genome shotgun sequence genome and harbors:
- the LOC130566626 gene encoding zona pellucida sperm-binding protein 4-like, translated to MAGTTGMFCLVAFCAWFCALCCAGPQFSNFPQEPQSSFFQQTEQQFSQKFPLQKPVVQSEALDKCAVADYEQIQCGQPGISGAECESINCCFNGQQCYYGMSVTVQCMRDGQFVLVVARDVTLPHLSLDTVRLLGGNEAPCGPVGSTPFFAIFQFPVTACGTSMMEENGYVVYDNRMSSSYEVGIGPLGSITRDSQFELLFQCRYSATAVEALVVEVNTVPPPPPVVAPGPLRVELRLANGQCVTKGCAEGDEAYTSYFGEDEYPVTKVLREPVYVEVRILERTDPNLVLMLGRCWATSTPSPLSLPQWDLLVDGCPYQDDRYLTALVPVVGSSGVQFPTHYRRFVVKMFTFVDPSSLAPLQETIYIHCSTAVCHPASGSCEQNCARKRRGVAGKSSAETVVSSGGVFFTM